In the genome of Xyrauchen texanus isolate HMW12.3.18 chromosome 33, RBS_HiC_50CHRs, whole genome shotgun sequence, one region contains:
- the LOC127626691 gene encoding tudor domain-containing protein 1-like: MGRMNRAFNPTMIRPNLPLRRPATGPGSFTPRGPAPAVHELAQEQLLASDVLEGPKDAVRKENNFGDFLTLPQTVEMMVGPLVKLCNYCSHQGNFRCTRCKKTCYCSVACQTEDWKAHRHVCKPSNSEVTSEKAKESKADPCGNGVLQAKEICIEVQPKRMYQRDLRQNNLSKGAEIQGTVIELRNPGKFFIHLQSVEMMESLKNISRELQETYGTSYAAEYKPEIGELCAVKFSLDRNWYRAEVQSVDVACKSASVFYIDFGNEENVSLDYTMPLSAKIDAAPPFALQCSVARLTPLTGSWTGECTIAVKRLLVGKSITFTVVDIMNDGALLAVDVALSTIGKHLSTFLIDQGYAIKEDTPPVKPQTEHDINSLLTASFENFKRLSGGKNENSEARPPEPLTQGVGDTFTAVVTHLQSPSEILCQKLENASVIQQLQVNLREHCLNTSVSENFRPAPGTVCCSLFSEDNQWYRAKVLAYSSEDRLCVGYVDFGNSEEVELNLLRPISMELLALPTQVIPCSLAGIKPSTSTWSEDATLMVKSLVCNRFIRVEILGKKDGKALVSMIDESSDPQTNVTELLLAMGYAATESIELENKDPAQESIPGMPSLCGPAIEKMEWTCAELPSNGQKVELVISTLKSLDEFYCYNYSAADEQSLTELSYELMKHCESEKAPFTPTVGEPCCALFTGDGQWYRAMVLEVCVERKARVYFVDYGNSCEVEAANLKAISPSQLKLPFQAIRCWLEGVEPVEGQMNKEAVRRFQALCASQPLSGKVLSITEKGYGVELESSGKSIAAVLISEKLSRPYGLVKQPPPKQAEPTSQIEALPTLKPNDRNPPAVELAKVNNKEAADTPAVGTTSSSTCSERHKAPTSCCCLELKQKIDHIEELVILLMKDVGGTKQ, translated from the exons ATGGGCAGAATGAATCGGGCCTTCAATCCAACCATGATAAGACCCAATCTCCCCCTGAGAAGACCTGCGACAGGACCAGGTTCATTTACACCCAGAGGCCCAGCTCCTGCAGTTCATGAACTCGCTCAAGAGCAGCTTCTGGCAAGTGATGTTCTAGAGG GTCCTAAAGATGCAGtcagaaaagagaacaac TTTGGAGACTTTTTGACTCTTCCACAGACAGTAGAGATGATGGTGGGCCCACTAGTGAAGTTGTGCAACTACTGCAGTCATCAGG gTAACTTCAGGTGCACCCGTTGTAAAAAGACCTGCTACTGTTCTGTAGCTTGTCAGACAGAGGACTGGAAAGCTCATCGACATGTTTGCAAACCTAGCAATTCAGAAGTCACCAG tgaAAAAGCAAAGGAATCCAAAGCTGATCCTTGTGGAAATGGTGTACTTCAAGCCAAG gaaaTCTGTATTGAAGTACAGCCAAAGAGAATGTATCAACGTGATTTACGCCAGAACAATCTTTCCAAAGGAGCTGAGATACag GGTACAGTGATTGAACTGAGGAACCCTGGGAAGTTCTTCATCCACCTCCAGTCAGTGGAGATGATGGAGTCATTGAAAAACATCAGCAGAGAGCTCCAGGAGACTTATGGCACTTCATATGCTGCCGAGTACAAGCCTGAAATTGGGGAACTCTGTGCTGTTAAATTTTCTCTTGATCGG AACTGGTATCGAGCTGAGGTTCAGTCGGTTGATGTGGCCTGCAAAAGTGCTAGTGTATTTTACATCGACTTTGGAAATGAGGAGAACGTTTCACTTGATTACACAATGCCTCTTTCTGCCAAGATTGATGCTGCACCACCCTTT GCTTTGCAGTGCTCTGTTGCCAGGTTAACGCCTCTGACAGGAAGTTGGACGGGCGAATGCACTATTGCTGTTAAACGGTTACTTGTTGGAAAGAGCATCACTTTCACAGTGGTGGACATCATGAATGATGGAGCTCTGCTTGCAGTAGATGTTGCTCTTAGCACGATTG GTAAACACCTGAGCACTTTCCTTATAGACCAAGGCTATGCCATTAAAGAGGATACTCCTCCTGTCAAACCACAGACCGAACATGACATCA ATTCTCTGCTGACAGCATCTTTTGAGAACTTTAAGCGTTTGTCTGGAGGAAAGAATGAAAACTCTGAAGCCAGGCCTCCAGAACCGTTGACTCAGGGAGTGGGTGACACATTCACAGCCGTCGTCACTCACCTTCAATCCCCCTCAGAAATCCTCTGTCAGAAGCTAGAAAATGCCA GTGTGATCCAGCAGTTGCAGGTAAACTTGAGGGAGCACTGCTTGAACACTTCAGTCAGTGAGAACTTTAGACCTGCTCCAGGAACGGTCTGCTGCTCTCTTTTTTCTG AGGACAACCAGTGGTACAGGGCTAAAGTGCTGGCATATTCCTCTGAGGACCGCTTGTGTGTGGGTTACGTAGACTTTGGCAACTCAGAGGAGGTTGAGTTAAATCTTCTGCGCCCCATCAGCATGGAGCTGTTAGCTTTGCCAACTCAAGTAATACCCTGTTCTCTAGCAG GTATCAAGCCTTCCACATCCACCTGGTCAGAGGATGCCACATTGATGGTGAAAAGTTTAGTCTGCAACCGCTTCATTCGGGTGGAGATTCTGGGTAAGAAGGACGGTAAGGCTCTGGTGTCCATGATCGACGAGTCCAGTGACCCTCAGACTAACGTCACTGAACTGTTGTTAGCAATGGGTTATGCTGCCACAGAAAGTATTGAGCTCGAGAACAAGGATCCAGCTCAAGAATCCATCCCAGGAATGCCCT CTCTCTGCGGCCCTGCTATTGAGAAGATGGAGTGGACTTGTGCTGAGCTTCCCTCTAATGGCCAGAAGGTGGAGCTGGTTATCAGTACACTGAAAAGCCTTGATGAATTTTACTGTTACAACTACAGTGCTGCAG ATGAACAAAGCCTGACAGAGTTGTCCTATGAGTTGATGAAGCATTGTGAGTCAGAGAAAGCTCCCTTCACCCCCACAGTGGGAGAACCCTGTTGTGCTCTTTTCACAG GGGATGGCCAGTGGTACAGGGCAATGGTACTAGAAGTGTGTGTAGAGAGAAAGGCCAGAGTTTATTTTGTGGACTATGGCAACTCCTGTGAGGTGGAGGCAGCAAATCTAAAGGCCATCTCCCCCAGCCAGCTTAAACTGCCTTTCCAGGCAATACGCTGCTGGCTTGAAG GTGTGGAACCAGTTGAGGGTCAGATGAATAAAGAGGCAGTACGTAGGTTTCAGGCTCTGTGTGCCAGTCAGCCGTTGAGTGGCAAAGTGCTTTCCATCACAGAAAAGGGTTATGGGGTAGAGTTGGAGAGTAGTGGAAAAAGCATTGCTGCTGTGCTCATTTCTGAGAAACTGTCCAGACCTTACGGACTGGTGAAACAACCTCCACCAAAGCAAGCTGAGCCCACCAGTCAGATTGAGGCTCTGCCTACACTCAAACCCAATGATCGGAATCCACCTGCTGTAGAGCTAGCTAAAGTAAACAACAAGGAAGCTGCAGATACCCCAGCAGTGGGAACCACATCAA GTTCTACATGTTcggaacgacataagg CTCCCACCTCATGCTGTTGTCTTGAGCTGAAGCAAAAG ATTGACCATATTGAGGAATTGGTCATCCTCCTCATGAAGGATGTCGGTGGAACCAAACAGTAA